The stretch of DNA CCAGGATGACCTCGGCCCCGGCCAGCTCAGAGATGGAGTTGGTCATGGCCCCGGAACCAAAGGCATTGGTCAACCCCAGGACACTGGGAGAGTGGCAGAGGCGGGCGCAATGATCTATGTTGTTGGTTTTCAGTATGGTGCGGCCGAGTTTCATTAAGAGATAATTTTCTTCATTGGTGCATTTGGCCGAGGAGAGTATGCCTATGGATTCGCCCCCATAATTTTTTTTAAGCCTGAGCAGTTCATGGGAGATACGTCTCAGAGCCTGGTCCCAGCCGGCCTTAACCAGTTTTCCGTTTTTTCGGATCAATGGTTCGCGTAGCCGCTCCGCATGCCGGACGTGCTCTATACTGTTCCACCCTTTCACGCACAGGTTGCCGCGGGATATGGGGTGTTTTTTACTGGGAGTGACACCCACCATCCTCCCGTTTTCTACGTGCAGATATAATCCGCAGCCGCAGGCACAGAAAGGACAAGTGGTTAAGACGCTATGCATGGGTGATTCCTCTACGGAAGGATTCTCAGTTATATATGTACTATCGGCAGGGGATGAGGCAGACTTAACCTTAAAACACGTTCGAACGTTTACAGCGGTAAAAAGTATTTGCATTTATGACCGTTAGAGTATAGTAATTAGCGTTCAGCGATCAGCGATTAGCTGTCAGCAAAAACCTAAGACAAACAACACATTAAGCTGAACGCTGATAGCTGAGTGCTGACAGCTTCATTTCTTGGGAGATATACATTATGGACACCTTACAGGAGAAATTTTCCAGGCTGGACCGGCCTGAGATCTTGCAGTACATATTTCACCCCCGCAAGGATTATTCAGACCATGCGCCGGAAGGTATTATAGAACATTTCATCCCTGTGGATGGAGGCGTACAGATCGGCGCGCGTATGCATCTCTCCGTTCCCGATGCCCCCCATATCCTTTTCTTTCATGGCAATGGCGAGATAGCCGGCGACTATGATGACATTGGGCCTGTATACAATCGCTGCGGCTTTAGTTTTATCGCCGTTGATTTTCGTGGATATGGAAAGAGCACGGGTGAGCCTACGGCCGGCTCCATGCTCCGTGACGCCCATGCTGTATATGCGGATATTAAACGGTTTCTAAAGGAAAGCAACCGAACCGGCCCGCTTGTATTGATGGGACGTTCCCTGGGCAGCGTATCCGCCATTGAACTGGCAGCGTCTTATAACGATGAGATTGCCGCTCTTATCCTGGACAGCGCCTTTGCCAGTACGGTTGCCCTTCTGGGGCGTATCGGTGCTCCAGGTTCCGATCTGGGGATATCAGAAGAAGACGGCCTCATTAACGTCAAAAACATAGTCAAGGTCACAAAGCCCACACTTATTATCCACGGTCAACGCGATGCCCTCATCCCTTTAACCGACATAGAGGTGCTTATGTCTTACGCCGGCGCCAAGAAGAGGCAGCTCATCGTGGTGCCGGGCGCAGACCACAATGATATTATAACCAGGTGCGGCGAGGCTTACTTCCAGACCATTCAGGACTTTGTCATCGGGCGGAAACGAACGTATTTTCGTGACCTAAAAAAAACTTGAGCCAGTTAAGGCCGAATTTCATCAGCTCGACGTCGTCTGCCCTCAGTTTTTTTATGACTTGGGAGGGCACCTTGAATCTTTTGAGGAAGGTGCTTTCAAAGACGAAACCTCTGAATGCGTCGAGGTTGTAGCAGGCCATAAAGGCCATCTTTCGCTTCTGTTCCGCATTCTTTTCCAGCGTCCAGGGCGCCTTCCGGATCAAGGTGTCAAACTCTACCCAAAGGTCGTTCATAAGATTGAAGGTCGCAATCTCCTGATCCCGGATCCACTCCGCCACCGTCCATTCCCGGCTTTCATTATGACCAAGGCAGTGCTCCGCCCGATGGACAAAATAATAATCTTTTGGTCCGGTTTCAGGGAGGCCTCTATCCACGGCGCGCTCCAGAGGATACATACGGCAGG from Thermodesulfobacteriota bacterium encodes:
- a CDS encoding alpha/beta fold hydrolase; the encoded protein is MDTLQEKFSRLDRPEILQYIFHPRKDYSDHAPEGIIEHFIPVDGGVQIGARMHLSVPDAPHILFFHGNGEIAGDYDDIGPVYNRCGFSFIAVDFRGYGKSTGEPTAGSMLRDAHAVYADIKRFLKESNRTGPLVLMGRSLGSVSAIELAASYNDEIAALILDSAFASTVALLGRIGAPGSDLGISEEDGLINVKNIVKVTKPTLIIHGQRDALIPLTDIEVLMSYAGAKKRQLIVVPGADHNDIITRCGEAYFQTIQDFVIGRKRTYFRDLKKT
- a CDS encoding YkgJ family cysteine cluster protein produces the protein MDKKVFPAGMSPIGEGTFRFACHPGVACFMLCCRRVDLLLYPYDIIRLKSRLGLSSDAFLDKHTIMAYQDNPFFPTVTLKMADNTERTCPFLGEAGCTIYEDRPTACRMYPLERAVDRGLPETGPKDYYFVHRAEHCLGHNESREWTVAEWIRDQEIATFNLMNDLWVEFDTLIRKAPWTLEKNAEQKRKMAFMACYNLDAFRGFVFESTFLKRFKVPSQVIKKLRADDVELMKFGLNWLKFFLGHENTFVSAR